Proteins encoded together in one Prionailurus viverrinus isolate Anna chromosome B1, UM_Priviv_1.0, whole genome shotgun sequence window:
- the LOC125164753 gene encoding LOW QUALITY PROTEIN: disintegrin and metalloproteinase domain-containing protein 25-like (The sequence of the model RefSeq protein was modified relative to this genomic sequence to represent the inferred CDS: inserted 3 bases in 3 codons; substituted 1 base at 1 genomic stop codon) — MIDHNQYVSEESNTSHVPKTMCLAISYVNQFFKSLDIDVIFIGVEIWAGQKLLLINSIKALLGVFCKWKNGDFRTHLPHDLALIFVKKAYGVDLGLTDVGTIYNMCLNCGVIGFIQEKLYDFAFMLSLEIDHSLGMLHDDKTCKCGNQGCIMFSRTVTTTKFSNCSYAAYWNNMTRTECTRHQMQTXIFQYTYCGNSVVEDGEDCDCGSLNLCTKDPHCQSNCTLSPGATWALGLCCKDYMIMPSGDMCRERENECDLPEWRDGNTNQCPEGVXMQDGAECTGGGYCXRCSIYDEQCRENFGKEAXKIMNIQGDVFSNCGTKGSTYVQCNISDILCGSVQCENVTEISLLSDHSSVRWTHPDGVTCWGTDYHTGMTIPHIGAMIDGTECGKEHICIQRKYVHMSYMPRTYTPKTCNMNGVCNNRHHCHCDHEWNPPKDGVEGFGGSSGSGPPPPPPPPQEERKDTKEVLHNATWANSFFDSIISRSQDFEASTKSLKFSTRLANPLLRGQSPRATGPTPNLSQHLAYNGCRSSISSNDDSKQLLALTAVLSVNLTSHKNLLSG; from the exons ATGATAGACCACAATCAATATGTTTCTGAGGAAAGTAATACCTCACATGTGCCAAAGACAATGTGCCTTGCTATCAGTTAtgtaaatcaattttttaaatcactggatATTGATGTGATTTTCATAGGAGTTGAGATATGGGCTGGACAAAAACTCCTTCTGATTAATAGCATTAAAGCTCTCCTAGGAGTATTTTGCAAATGGAAGAACGGTGACTTTAGGACCCACTTGCCTCATGATCTTGcacttatttttgtaaagaaagcCTATGGTGTTGATCTGGGCTTGACCGATGTGGGGACAATATATAATATGTGCTTGAATTGTGGAGTCATTGGTTTCATACAAGAAAAGTTGTATGATTTTGCATTTATGCTGTCGCTTGAGATAGACCATTCTCTAGGTATGCTGCATGATGATAAAACTTGTAAATGTGGGAATCAGGGgtgcataatgttttcaaggacAGTGACAACAACTAAATTCAGCAACTGCAGTTATGCTGCCTATTGGAACAACATGACAAGAACAGAATGCACACGCCACCAAATGCAGA CAATCTTCCAGTATACATATTGTGGGAACAGTGTGGTTGAAGATGGAGAAGACTGTGACTGTGGCTCCTTAAATCTGTGTACAAaagatccacactgtcagtcaAACTGTACTCTGAGTCCTGGGGCTACTTGGGCTCTTGGGCTTTGTTGCAAAGATTACATGATCATGCCATCAGGTGACATGTGTAGAGAACGGGAAAATGAATGTGACCTTCCCGAGTGGAGAGATGGGAACACTAATCAGTGTCCAGAAGGTGTGTAGATGCAAGATGGAGCCGAATGCACAGGTGGTGGTTACT AGAGGTGCAGTATCTATGATGAACAGTGTAGAGAAAATTTTGGCAAAGAGG GTAAGATAATGAACATCCAAGGTGACGTTTTCAGTAACTGTGGTACAAAAGGTTCTACCTATGTACAGTGTAACATATCAGATATCCTGTGTGGGAGTGTTCAGTGTGAGAATGTGACAGAAATTTCTCTTCTGAGTGATCATTCTAGTGTACGTTGGACCCATCCTGATGGTGTCACCTGCTGGGGTACAGACTACCATACAGGGATGACAATACCTCATATCGGTGCCATGATAGATGGTACAGAGTGTGGTAAAGAGCATATCTGCATCCAAAGGAAGTACGTCCACATGTCGTATATGCCAAGAACTTATACACCTAAGACCTGCAATATGAATGGGGTCTGCAACAATAGACATCACTGCCATTGCGACCATGAGTGGAACCCTCCTAAGGATGGGGTAGAAGGCTTTGGAGGTAGTAGTGGCAGtggtccgcccccccccccgcccccgccccaagAAGAACGCAAAGATACAAAAGAAGTTTTGCATAATGCTACTTGGGCTAATTCCTTTTTTGATTCTATCAT TTCTAGATCCCAGGACTTTGAGGCCTCCACCAAATCCCTGAAGTTCAGCACCAGGTTGGCCAACCCTCTCCTCAGAGGTCAGAGTCCTAGAGCCACGGGACCTACTCCGAAC